From the Pomacea canaliculata isolate SZHN2017 linkage group LG4, ASM307304v1, whole genome shotgun sequence genome, one window contains:
- the LOC112561473 gene encoding serine/threonine-protein kinase unc-51-like isoform X1 — MTTRYKMDVIGDYEYNRKEILGHGAFAIVFKGRKKENTSVPVAVKCITKKNIAKSQQLLSKEIKILSELSTLKHENVVALLDCKETANHVYLVMEYCNGGDLAEYLASQGTLTEDTLSSFLRQIAGAMKAMNAKGIVHRDLKPQNILLCCKGPKATTPPSQMQLKIADFGFARFLQDGVMAATLCGSPMYMAPEVIMSLQYDAKADLWSIGTIVFQCLTGKAPFQAQTPQQLKQFYEKHADLQPKIPEGTSPELRDLLLRLLKRNAKDRIEFEDFFVHPFLQKAKPLVPKTVSKKRTSSPVTVPRRTPSVSSEGSTPSKTAGSSPSVAKAEEVEEMTRTLTDSHGQDTGFTKVEKPAVRPDSPTAEDFVLVPKNLAVDIPENGGKPNKTLRAPLAEEEYDVFGESTQQSVRPVNLSAAAGKATFHREEHDRKPSPTAKPPSPTAHFPPHPKQSPASPAPSPPVCQNSSQHLGSSTPIPVPSPARLSQQIRDGTGSPLRSGTKKRSTSADSSQESDKAVAKKVPESTLSGPDVSSMSPPSVQFSIGTPPTTGSNWKRSSIGGSPISARAEFFSVGSAPVGSPLRRSASCSPGTRYTSAFSGAPSSLPTISGSPTRNLPTCHLHHPHYHHHHFAGKDPYLEQKPGFHRYPTVPDCVAVVTYPEMGREQCHRCGTEPDLTQAFNHHHMLRAAFSTHQHPHAGLGTIIPWSGSRERLVSLGTDKERGSPSALEHERAISATPRRNSMLMETSPPSSLMFAASPPNMEGPIMFVAPELSEETLMDEQHNLTMAKLSFVLDLVECILELAEIRGSGCNPLAESVSAKQADVLPAEQVPKFTEAQRRLEQLVLYIRSLHLLSSSISLANNELRQDRLQSASSLRKVLMQMNELYQHCMNQCRVTHEKLGANCKTPLTPQMVVNTADKLIYNYAVEQCQSAALDELFGNPKECFRRYTVAQILLHSLAQQTQNVKDRHLLNKYKESVERRLSNLGSPSVVHQCETCS, encoded by the exons atgacAACACGCTACAAAATGGATGTCATTGGTGACTATGAGTATAATAGAAAAGAGATACTTGGGCATGGAGCCTTTGCTATTGTGttcaaagggagaaagaaagag AACACCTCTGTACCAGTGGCAGTGAAATgcatcacaaagaaaaacattgccAAGTCCCAGCAGCTGCTAAGCAAAGAGATAAAAATCCTCTCT gagCTGTCAACTCTGAAGCATGAAAACGTGGTGGCCCTACTTGACTGTAAG GAAACAGCAAATCATGTCTACCTTGTTATGGAG TATTGCAATGGAGGGGATCTTGCAGAATATTTAGCAA GTCAAGGCACCCTTACTGAAGACACCTTGTCTTCATTTTTACGCCAGATAG CTGGGGCCATGAAGGCCATGAATGCCAAAGGTATCGTGCACAGAGATCTCaaaccacaaaatattttgttgtgctGCAAGGGACCCAAAGCCACTACACCACCGTCACAGATGCAGTTGAAAATAG CTGATTTTGGATTTGCACGATTCCTTCAAGATGGTGTAATGGCAGCTACATTGTGTGGCTCCCCTATGTACATG gCTCCTGAGGTGATCATGTCTCTGCAATACGATGCCAAGGCAGATTTGTGGAGCATTGGCACCATCGTATTCCAGTGTCTGACAGGAAAGGCCCCTTTCCAAGCACAGACCCCACAGCAGCTTAAACAGTTCTATGAGAAACATGCAGACTTGCAGCCAAA AATACCAGAAGGAACGTCACCAGAGCTCAGAGATCTTTTGCTGAGGTTGTTAAAACGAAATGCTAAAGATAGAATTGAGTTTG AGGACTTTTTTGTGCACCCATTTTTGCAAAAAGCTAAACCTCTTGTGCCAAAGACTGtgtcaaagaaaagaacat CATCCCCAGTCACTGTGCCAAGGCGAACTCCAAGTGTGTCCTCAGAGGGATCGACACCAAGCAAAACTGCTGGCTCTTCTCCATCTGTG GCTAAGGCAGAGGAAGTTGAGGAGATGACACGCACCCTCACCGACTCTCATGGCCAGGATACAGGGTTTACTAAGGTTGAGAAACCTGCTGTCCGACCAGACAGTCCTACAGCAGAG GACTTTGTTTTAGTGCCGAAGAACTTGGCAGTTGACATCCCAGAGAATG GTGGCAAGCCCAACAAAACCCTACGTGCCCCACTAGCTGAAGAGGAGTACGATGTTTTTGG AGAGAGCACCCAGCAGTCAGTTCGGCCTGTGAATCTCAGTGCTGCTGCAGGCAAGGCTACCTTCCATAGGGAGGAGCATGATCGCAAGCCCTCCCCCACCGCCAAGCCACCAAGTCCTACTGCACACTTCCCTCCTCATCCTAAGCAGAGCCCTGCATCACCAGCACCATCACCCCCTGTCTGCCAGAATTCTTCTCAACACTTGGGATCATCTACTCCAATCCCTGTTCCCTCCCCTGCCCGGTTGTCACAGCAGATACGAGATGGCACAGGATCTCCTTTGCGATCTGGGACCAAGAAGCGCTCTACTTCAGCCGACTCATCTCAG GAGAGTGACAAAGCTGTGGCCAAAAAAGTCCCAGAATCTACATTGTCAGGGCCAGATGTCAGTTCCATGTCACCACCCTCAG TCCAGTTTTCCATTGGCACTCCACCTACAACTGGTAGCAACTGGAAGCGCAGTAGCATTGGTGGATCACCAATTTCAGCGCgtgcagaatttttttctgttggttcGGCACCCGTAGGCTCACCTCTTCGTCGATCAG CAAGCTGTTCCCCAGGCACGCGTTACACCTCAGCTTTTTCTGGTGCCCCTAGTTCTCTGCCCACTATCAGTGGCTCCCCTACCAGAAATTTGCCCACCTGTCACCTCCATCACccacactaccaccaccaccactttgcAGGCAAAGACCCATATTTGGAGCAGAAACCAGGTTTTCACCGATATCCCACTGTGCCAGACTGCGTTGCTGTTGTTACCTATCCAG AGATGGGTCGAGAACAATGCCACCGTTGTGGCACTGAACCTGATCTTACTCAAGCCTTCAATCATCACCACATGCTGCGGGCTGCCTTTAGCACCCACCAGCATCCTCATG CTGGTCTGGGCACTATCATTCCCTGGTCAGGAAGCCGTGAAAGACTGGTTTCTTTGGGCACTGACAAGGAGCGGGGCTCACCGTCTGCTTTAGAGCATGAGCGAGCGATTTCAGCAACTCCACGACGTAACAGCATGCTGATGGAGACTTCACCTCCTTCCTCCCTCATGTTTGCTGCATCTCCTCCCAACATGGAGGGTCCCATCATGTTTGTTGCACCAGAGCTGTCAGAAGAAACATTAATGGAT gAGCAGCATAACCTGACAATGGCTAAACTTAGCTTTGTGTTGGATCTTGTGGAGTGCATCTTAGAACTGGCAGAAATCCGTGGTTCTGGCTGCAATCCTTTGGCAGAATCTGTTTCCGCCAAGCAG gCAGATGTTTTGCCAGCTGAGCAAGTTCCAAAATTTACAGAGGCACAGAG GCGCCTGGAGCAGCTTGTTTTGTACATTCGTTCTTTGCACCTGCTGTCATCCTCTATTTCCTTGGCCAACAATGAGCTGCGTCAGGACCGCCTTCAGAGTGCTAGCTCCTTGCGCAAAG TGTTGATGCAGATGAATGAGCTGTACCAGCACTGTATGAACCAGTGCCGTGTGACCCATGAAAAGCTTGGGGCTAACTGCAAGACACCACTTACTCCCCAGATGGTCGTCAACACAGCTGATAAGCTCATTTACAACTATGCTGTGGAGCAG TGCCAGTCTGCTGCACTTGACGAGCTGTTTGGAAACCCAAAAGAG TGCTTCCGGCGATATACTGTGGCTCAGATTCTGTTGCACAGCCTAGCACAACAGACACAGAATGTCAAGGATCGACATCTCTTGAACAAAT ataaagAATCTGTGGAGCGGAGATTAAGTAATCTTGGGTCACCCAGTGTTGTGCATCAGTGTGAAACATGTTCCTGA
- the LOC112561473 gene encoding serine/threonine-protein kinase ULK2-like isoform X2 — protein MTTRYKMDVIGDYEYNRKEILGHGAFAIVFKGRKKENTSVPVAVKCITKKNIAKSQQLLSKEIKILSELSTLKHENVVALLDCKETANHVYLVMEYCNGGDLAEYLASQGTLTEDTLSSFLRQIAGAMKAMNAKGIVHRDLKPQNILLCCKGPKATTPPSQMQLKIADFGFARFLQDGVMAATLCGSPMYMAPEVIMSLQYDAKADLWSIGTIVFQCLTGKAPFQAQTPQQLKQFYEKHADLQPKIPEGTSPELRDLLLRLLKRNAKDRIEFEDFFVHPFLQKAKPLVPKTVSKKRTSSPVTVPRRTPSVSSEGSTPSKTAGSSPSVAKAEEVEEMTRTLTDSHGQDTGFTKVEKPAVRPDSPTAEDFVLVPKNLAVDIPENGGKPNKTLRAPLAEEEYDVFGESTQQSVRPVNLSAAAGKATFHREEHDRKPSPTAKPPSPTAHFPPHPKQSPASPAPSPPVCQNSSQHLGSSTPIPVPSPARLSQQIRDGTGSPLRSGTKKRSTSADSSQESDKAVAKKVPESTLSGPDVSSMSPPSVQFSIGTPPTTGSNWKRSSIGGSPISARAEFFSVGSAPVGSPLRRSEMGREQCHRCGTEPDLTQAFNHHHMLRAAFSTHQHPHAGLGTIIPWSGSRERLVSLGTDKERGSPSALEHERAISATPRRNSMLMETSPPSSLMFAASPPNMEGPIMFVAPELSEETLMDEQHNLTMAKLSFVLDLVECILELAEIRGSGCNPLAESVSAKQADVLPAEQVPKFTEAQRRLEQLVLYIRSLHLLSSSISLANNELRQDRLQSASSLRKVLMQMNELYQHCMNQCRVTHEKLGANCKTPLTPQMVVNTADKLIYNYAVEQCQSAALDELFGNPKECFRRYTVAQILLHSLAQQTQNVKDRHLLNKYKESVERRLSNLGSPSVVHQCETCS, from the exons atgacAACACGCTACAAAATGGATGTCATTGGTGACTATGAGTATAATAGAAAAGAGATACTTGGGCATGGAGCCTTTGCTATTGTGttcaaagggagaaagaaagag AACACCTCTGTACCAGTGGCAGTGAAATgcatcacaaagaaaaacattgccAAGTCCCAGCAGCTGCTAAGCAAAGAGATAAAAATCCTCTCT gagCTGTCAACTCTGAAGCATGAAAACGTGGTGGCCCTACTTGACTGTAAG GAAACAGCAAATCATGTCTACCTTGTTATGGAG TATTGCAATGGAGGGGATCTTGCAGAATATTTAGCAA GTCAAGGCACCCTTACTGAAGACACCTTGTCTTCATTTTTACGCCAGATAG CTGGGGCCATGAAGGCCATGAATGCCAAAGGTATCGTGCACAGAGATCTCaaaccacaaaatattttgttgtgctGCAAGGGACCCAAAGCCACTACACCACCGTCACAGATGCAGTTGAAAATAG CTGATTTTGGATTTGCACGATTCCTTCAAGATGGTGTAATGGCAGCTACATTGTGTGGCTCCCCTATGTACATG gCTCCTGAGGTGATCATGTCTCTGCAATACGATGCCAAGGCAGATTTGTGGAGCATTGGCACCATCGTATTCCAGTGTCTGACAGGAAAGGCCCCTTTCCAAGCACAGACCCCACAGCAGCTTAAACAGTTCTATGAGAAACATGCAGACTTGCAGCCAAA AATACCAGAAGGAACGTCACCAGAGCTCAGAGATCTTTTGCTGAGGTTGTTAAAACGAAATGCTAAAGATAGAATTGAGTTTG AGGACTTTTTTGTGCACCCATTTTTGCAAAAAGCTAAACCTCTTGTGCCAAAGACTGtgtcaaagaaaagaacat CATCCCCAGTCACTGTGCCAAGGCGAACTCCAAGTGTGTCCTCAGAGGGATCGACACCAAGCAAAACTGCTGGCTCTTCTCCATCTGTG GCTAAGGCAGAGGAAGTTGAGGAGATGACACGCACCCTCACCGACTCTCATGGCCAGGATACAGGGTTTACTAAGGTTGAGAAACCTGCTGTCCGACCAGACAGTCCTACAGCAGAG GACTTTGTTTTAGTGCCGAAGAACTTGGCAGTTGACATCCCAGAGAATG GTGGCAAGCCCAACAAAACCCTACGTGCCCCACTAGCTGAAGAGGAGTACGATGTTTTTGG AGAGAGCACCCAGCAGTCAGTTCGGCCTGTGAATCTCAGTGCTGCTGCAGGCAAGGCTACCTTCCATAGGGAGGAGCATGATCGCAAGCCCTCCCCCACCGCCAAGCCACCAAGTCCTACTGCACACTTCCCTCCTCATCCTAAGCAGAGCCCTGCATCACCAGCACCATCACCCCCTGTCTGCCAGAATTCTTCTCAACACTTGGGATCATCTACTCCAATCCCTGTTCCCTCCCCTGCCCGGTTGTCACAGCAGATACGAGATGGCACAGGATCTCCTTTGCGATCTGGGACCAAGAAGCGCTCTACTTCAGCCGACTCATCTCAG GAGAGTGACAAAGCTGTGGCCAAAAAAGTCCCAGAATCTACATTGTCAGGGCCAGATGTCAGTTCCATGTCACCACCCTCAG TCCAGTTTTCCATTGGCACTCCACCTACAACTGGTAGCAACTGGAAGCGCAGTAGCATTGGTGGATCACCAATTTCAGCGCgtgcagaatttttttctgttggttcGGCACCCGTAGGCTCACCTCTTCGTCGATCAG AGATGGGTCGAGAACAATGCCACCGTTGTGGCACTGAACCTGATCTTACTCAAGCCTTCAATCATCACCACATGCTGCGGGCTGCCTTTAGCACCCACCAGCATCCTCATG CTGGTCTGGGCACTATCATTCCCTGGTCAGGAAGCCGTGAAAGACTGGTTTCTTTGGGCACTGACAAGGAGCGGGGCTCACCGTCTGCTTTAGAGCATGAGCGAGCGATTTCAGCAACTCCACGACGTAACAGCATGCTGATGGAGACTTCACCTCCTTCCTCCCTCATGTTTGCTGCATCTCCTCCCAACATGGAGGGTCCCATCATGTTTGTTGCACCAGAGCTGTCAGAAGAAACATTAATGGAT gAGCAGCATAACCTGACAATGGCTAAACTTAGCTTTGTGTTGGATCTTGTGGAGTGCATCTTAGAACTGGCAGAAATCCGTGGTTCTGGCTGCAATCCTTTGGCAGAATCTGTTTCCGCCAAGCAG gCAGATGTTTTGCCAGCTGAGCAAGTTCCAAAATTTACAGAGGCACAGAG GCGCCTGGAGCAGCTTGTTTTGTACATTCGTTCTTTGCACCTGCTGTCATCCTCTATTTCCTTGGCCAACAATGAGCTGCGTCAGGACCGCCTTCAGAGTGCTAGCTCCTTGCGCAAAG TGTTGATGCAGATGAATGAGCTGTACCAGCACTGTATGAACCAGTGCCGTGTGACCCATGAAAAGCTTGGGGCTAACTGCAAGACACCACTTACTCCCCAGATGGTCGTCAACACAGCTGATAAGCTCATTTACAACTATGCTGTGGAGCAG TGCCAGTCTGCTGCACTTGACGAGCTGTTTGGAAACCCAAAAGAG TGCTTCCGGCGATATACTGTGGCTCAGATTCTGTTGCACAGCCTAGCACAACAGACACAGAATGTCAAGGATCGACATCTCTTGAACAAAT ataaagAATCTGTGGAGCGGAGATTAAGTAATCTTGGGTCACCCAGTGTTGTGCATCAGTGTGAAACATGTTCCTGA
- the LOC112561473 gene encoding serine/threonine-protein kinase unc-51-like isoform X3, with the protein MEYCNGGDLAEYLASQGTLTEDTLSSFLRQIAGAMKAMNAKGIVHRDLKPQNILLCCKGPKATTPPSQMQLKIADFGFARFLQDGVMAATLCGSPMYMAPEVIMSLQYDAKADLWSIGTIVFQCLTGKAPFQAQTPQQLKQFYEKHADLQPKIPEGTSPELRDLLLRLLKRNAKDRIEFEDFFVHPFLQKAKPLVPKTVSKKRTSSPVTVPRRTPSVSSEGSTPSKTAGSSPSVAKAEEVEEMTRTLTDSHGQDTGFTKVEKPAVRPDSPTAEDFVLVPKNLAVDIPENGGKPNKTLRAPLAEEEYDVFGESTQQSVRPVNLSAAAGKATFHREEHDRKPSPTAKPPSPTAHFPPHPKQSPASPAPSPPVCQNSSQHLGSSTPIPVPSPARLSQQIRDGTGSPLRSGTKKRSTSADSSQESDKAVAKKVPESTLSGPDVSSMSPPSVQFSIGTPPTTGSNWKRSSIGGSPISARAEFFSVGSAPVGSPLRRSASCSPGTRYTSAFSGAPSSLPTISGSPTRNLPTCHLHHPHYHHHHFAGKDPYLEQKPGFHRYPTVPDCVAVVTYPEMGREQCHRCGTEPDLTQAFNHHHMLRAAFSTHQHPHAGLGTIIPWSGSRERLVSLGTDKERGSPSALEHERAISATPRRNSMLMETSPPSSLMFAASPPNMEGPIMFVAPELSEETLMDEQHNLTMAKLSFVLDLVECILELAEIRGSGCNPLAESVSAKQADVLPAEQVPKFTEAQRRLEQLVLYIRSLHLLSSSISLANNELRQDRLQSASSLRKVLMQMNELYQHCMNQCRVTHEKLGANCKTPLTPQMVVNTADKLIYNYAVEQCQSAALDELFGNPKECFRRYTVAQILLHSLAQQTQNVKDRHLLNKYKESVERRLSNLGSPSVVHQCETCS; encoded by the exons ATGGAG TATTGCAATGGAGGGGATCTTGCAGAATATTTAGCAA GTCAAGGCACCCTTACTGAAGACACCTTGTCTTCATTTTTACGCCAGATAG CTGGGGCCATGAAGGCCATGAATGCCAAAGGTATCGTGCACAGAGATCTCaaaccacaaaatattttgttgtgctGCAAGGGACCCAAAGCCACTACACCACCGTCACAGATGCAGTTGAAAATAG CTGATTTTGGATTTGCACGATTCCTTCAAGATGGTGTAATGGCAGCTACATTGTGTGGCTCCCCTATGTACATG gCTCCTGAGGTGATCATGTCTCTGCAATACGATGCCAAGGCAGATTTGTGGAGCATTGGCACCATCGTATTCCAGTGTCTGACAGGAAAGGCCCCTTTCCAAGCACAGACCCCACAGCAGCTTAAACAGTTCTATGAGAAACATGCAGACTTGCAGCCAAA AATACCAGAAGGAACGTCACCAGAGCTCAGAGATCTTTTGCTGAGGTTGTTAAAACGAAATGCTAAAGATAGAATTGAGTTTG AGGACTTTTTTGTGCACCCATTTTTGCAAAAAGCTAAACCTCTTGTGCCAAAGACTGtgtcaaagaaaagaacat CATCCCCAGTCACTGTGCCAAGGCGAACTCCAAGTGTGTCCTCAGAGGGATCGACACCAAGCAAAACTGCTGGCTCTTCTCCATCTGTG GCTAAGGCAGAGGAAGTTGAGGAGATGACACGCACCCTCACCGACTCTCATGGCCAGGATACAGGGTTTACTAAGGTTGAGAAACCTGCTGTCCGACCAGACAGTCCTACAGCAGAG GACTTTGTTTTAGTGCCGAAGAACTTGGCAGTTGACATCCCAGAGAATG GTGGCAAGCCCAACAAAACCCTACGTGCCCCACTAGCTGAAGAGGAGTACGATGTTTTTGG AGAGAGCACCCAGCAGTCAGTTCGGCCTGTGAATCTCAGTGCTGCTGCAGGCAAGGCTACCTTCCATAGGGAGGAGCATGATCGCAAGCCCTCCCCCACCGCCAAGCCACCAAGTCCTACTGCACACTTCCCTCCTCATCCTAAGCAGAGCCCTGCATCACCAGCACCATCACCCCCTGTCTGCCAGAATTCTTCTCAACACTTGGGATCATCTACTCCAATCCCTGTTCCCTCCCCTGCCCGGTTGTCACAGCAGATACGAGATGGCACAGGATCTCCTTTGCGATCTGGGACCAAGAAGCGCTCTACTTCAGCCGACTCATCTCAG GAGAGTGACAAAGCTGTGGCCAAAAAAGTCCCAGAATCTACATTGTCAGGGCCAGATGTCAGTTCCATGTCACCACCCTCAG TCCAGTTTTCCATTGGCACTCCACCTACAACTGGTAGCAACTGGAAGCGCAGTAGCATTGGTGGATCACCAATTTCAGCGCgtgcagaatttttttctgttggttcGGCACCCGTAGGCTCACCTCTTCGTCGATCAG CAAGCTGTTCCCCAGGCACGCGTTACACCTCAGCTTTTTCTGGTGCCCCTAGTTCTCTGCCCACTATCAGTGGCTCCCCTACCAGAAATTTGCCCACCTGTCACCTCCATCACccacactaccaccaccaccactttgcAGGCAAAGACCCATATTTGGAGCAGAAACCAGGTTTTCACCGATATCCCACTGTGCCAGACTGCGTTGCTGTTGTTACCTATCCAG AGATGGGTCGAGAACAATGCCACCGTTGTGGCACTGAACCTGATCTTACTCAAGCCTTCAATCATCACCACATGCTGCGGGCTGCCTTTAGCACCCACCAGCATCCTCATG CTGGTCTGGGCACTATCATTCCCTGGTCAGGAAGCCGTGAAAGACTGGTTTCTTTGGGCACTGACAAGGAGCGGGGCTCACCGTCTGCTTTAGAGCATGAGCGAGCGATTTCAGCAACTCCACGACGTAACAGCATGCTGATGGAGACTTCACCTCCTTCCTCCCTCATGTTTGCTGCATCTCCTCCCAACATGGAGGGTCCCATCATGTTTGTTGCACCAGAGCTGTCAGAAGAAACATTAATGGAT gAGCAGCATAACCTGACAATGGCTAAACTTAGCTTTGTGTTGGATCTTGTGGAGTGCATCTTAGAACTGGCAGAAATCCGTGGTTCTGGCTGCAATCCTTTGGCAGAATCTGTTTCCGCCAAGCAG gCAGATGTTTTGCCAGCTGAGCAAGTTCCAAAATTTACAGAGGCACAGAG GCGCCTGGAGCAGCTTGTTTTGTACATTCGTTCTTTGCACCTGCTGTCATCCTCTATTTCCTTGGCCAACAATGAGCTGCGTCAGGACCGCCTTCAGAGTGCTAGCTCCTTGCGCAAAG TGTTGATGCAGATGAATGAGCTGTACCAGCACTGTATGAACCAGTGCCGTGTGACCCATGAAAAGCTTGGGGCTAACTGCAAGACACCACTTACTCCCCAGATGGTCGTCAACACAGCTGATAAGCTCATTTACAACTATGCTGTGGAGCAG TGCCAGTCTGCTGCACTTGACGAGCTGTTTGGAAACCCAAAAGAG TGCTTCCGGCGATATACTGTGGCTCAGATTCTGTTGCACAGCCTAGCACAACAGACACAGAATGTCAAGGATCGACATCTCTTGAACAAAT ataaagAATCTGTGGAGCGGAGATTAAGTAATCTTGGGTCACCCAGTGTTGTGCATCAGTGTGAAACATGTTCCTGA